The window ACGGGGTGCCCGAGTACCGCCGCCTCCTCGACCAGTGGAAGGCGGCCGGCCGCGCGGGCAAGAAGAACGACGACGCGCTGTGGGCCCGCTTCAAGGCGGCCGGCGACGCCATCTACTCCGCCAAGGCCGAGGTGGATGCGCGCGACAGCGAGGAGTACGAGGCCAATCTCCAGGCCAAGCTGGCCCTCCTCGACGAGGCGGAGCCGCTGCTGAAGGCGACCGACCGCGAGTCGGCGCGTGCGGCGCTGCTCTCGATCCAGGAGCGGTGGGACCAGATCGGCCGCGTGCCCCGCGAGCAGGTCCGGCCCATCGAGGACCGCCTTCGCCGCGTGGAGGCGGCCGTGCGCCGGCTCGACGAGGAGCACTGGGAGAAGAACAACCCGGAGAAGAAGGCGCGCTCGGAGGGTCTGGCGAGCCAGCTCAACGCGGCCATCGCCAAGCTGGAGCAGGAGCTCGCGGACGCGCAGGCGTCCGGGGACAGCGCGAAGGTGAAGGCGGCCCAGGAGGCGCTCGACGCACGCAAGATCTGGCTGGACGCGCTGGGCTGATCCGCCTGGTAATCGTCCACAACGCCAGACTCTGACGACTTCTCCCCCGATCCCGGGGAGGAGCCCGGCCGCGCCCACGCCTCGGCGAGGCTGGAGGCATGACCACGATCACGCCGCCCCTGCTCGATTCGAGCGTCCTTCCTCTGCCCGAACTCCTCTCCCTGTGCCTGGACGGCCAGCTCTACCGGGTGGGCGACGCGTTCGCGCCTTCTGGTGAACCCGATGTGCCGGAGCTGCGCGCGCACGCCCTGAGCCCGACACTGCCCGGATGGGCGATCGCCGACCGTGGGTCCGCCGCCTGGGTGCACGGCACCCGGGCGATGATGCCGCCGCTCCCGCAGGTCTGCATCCCGCCCCACCATCGCGGCGGGCTCGGCGCGGCCGGCTTCGACGCCTGGCACCGCTCGCTGCAGCCGGACGAGGTCATGACGGTCGGGCCGATCAGCGTCACCACGCCGCTCCGCACCGCGATCGATCTGCTGAGCGATCCCAGCGGGTTCGGTGACGCCGCCGCGCTGGAGATC is drawn from Leifsonia shinshuensis and contains these coding sequences:
- a CDS encoding type IV toxin-antitoxin system AbiEi family antitoxin, translating into MTTITPPLLDSSVLPLPELLSLCLDGQLYRVGDAFAPSGEPDVPELRAHALSPTLPGWAIADRGSAAWVHGTRAMMPPLPQVCIPPHHRGGLGAAGFDAWHRSLQPDEVMTVGPISVTTPLRTAIDLLSDPSGFGDAAALEIRHLLALAELTPAQLDAALRSRRRKGCALARSRLPAVARTRLPAPDAVRAA